A single Plasmodium yoelii strain 17X genome assembly, chromosome: 10 DNA region contains:
- a CDS encoding phosphoglucose isomerase — MDITSLKSYKDLIELSNEEKKKDLKDYLEDKKRSELLIKKFKNLYVDLSRQRYNENTLNKLIEYAEEIKLGEKIARTFKGEKVNITENRSVLHTALRVPIEKINSHKIIIDDKNVLEDVHNVLKKIENYSENIRNGNIKTCTNKKFKNVICIGIGGSYLGTQFVYEAMKYYYTNEVICKNKADNSSLNNNTLGNETFSIAYDEEQNFNLIFLANVDPNDINRTIQNIDQTETLVIIISKTFTTAETMLNARTIKNWLKLKIKDENDLSKHMVAISTNLKLTDEFGIERENVFEFWDWVGGRFSVTSAVGMLPLSIAFGFKNMTKFLNGCHDVDEHFLNTEYSKNIPVLLALTSFYNSQFFDNKNIAILPYFQNLLKFSKHVQQLAMESNGKSVDRNNKFINYNTCQVYFGEPGTNGQHSFYQLIHQGQIIPVELIGFKKSHFPIYVKNEKVSNHDELMTNFFAQADALAIGKTIEQLKEENENNKNKVSIDILNHKVFKGNRPSTLLLFDELNFYTCGLLLAIYEHRIVAEGFLLNINSFDQWGVELGKVLAKEIRNYFHDARNKKDTSAYHFNESTKILLDYYLN; from the coding sequence ATGGATATAACTAGCTTGAAAAGCTATAAAGATTTGATAGAACTAAGCAATGAAGAGAAAAAGAAGGACTTAAAGGATTATTTAGAAGATAAGAAAAGGTCTGAGCTGTTGATaaaaaagtttaaaaatttatatgttGACTTATCACGCCAGAGATACAATGAAAACACTCTTAATAAATTAATCGAATATGCcgaagaaataaaattagGAGAAAAAATTGCAAGGACATTTAAAGGCGAAAAAGTAAACATTACCGAGAATAGAAGTGTATTACATACTGCATTACGAGTAccaatagaaaaaataaatagtcataaaataataattgatgataaaaatgtattagaAGATGTAcataatgttttaaaaaaaatagaaaactattctgaaaatataagaaatggaaatataaagacatgtacaaataaaaaatttaaaaatgtgaTTTGTATAGGTATTGGTGGATCTTATTTAGGAACACAGTTTGTATATGAAGctatgaaatattattacacAAATGAAGTTATATGCAAAAATAAGGCTGATAATAGTAGtctaaataataatactttAGGAAATGAAACTTTTAGCATAGCTTATGATGAAGaacaaaattttaatttaatttttttagctaATGTTGATCCAAATGATATTAATAGGACTATACAAAATATTGACCAGACCGAAACATTAGTTATAATTATATCTAAAACATTTACTACTGCTGAAACTATGTTAAATGCTAGAACTATAAAAAATTGGTTGAAACTAAAAATAAAGGATGAAAATGATTTAAGCAAGCACATGGTAGCTATAAGTACAAATCTAAAATTAACAGATGAGTTTGGAATAGAAAGAGAAAATGTTTTTGAATTTTGGGATTGGGTTGGAGGTAGATTTTCTGTTACTAGTGCAGTTGGAATGCTACCATTATCTATAGCATTTGGTTTCAAAAATATgacaaaatttttaaatggGTGTCATGATGTTGatgaacattttttaaatacagAGTATAGTAAGAATATCCCTGTTTTATTAGCATTAACTAGTTTTTATAATAGTcaattttttgataataaaaatatagctaTATTGccatattttcaaaatttattaaaattttctaAGCATGTTCAACAATTAGCTATGGAAAGTAATGGAAAATCTGTAGAtagaaataataagtttattaattataacaCTTGCCAAGTTTATTTTGGTGAACCAGGTACTAATGGACAACACAGTTTTTATCAATTAATTCACCAAGGTCAAATAATTCCAGTAGAGTTGATAGGTTTTAAAAAATCTCATTTCCcaatatatgtaaaaaatgaaaaagtaaGTAATCATGATGAATTGATGACAAACTTTTTTGCACAAGCTGATGCATTAGCAATTGGAAAAACTATAGAACAATTAAaggaagaaaatgaaaataataagaataaaGTATCtattgatatattaaatCACAAAGTATTTAAAGGAAACAGACCATCAACTTTATTACTATTTGATGAACTCAATTTTTATACATGTGGGTTACTTTTAGCAATATATGAACATAGAATTGTTGCTGAAggatttttattaaatataaatagtttTGACCAATGGGGAGTCGAACTAGGAAAAGTTTTAGCCAAAGAAATAAGAAACTATTTTCACGATgcaagaaataaaaaagatacaTCTGCATATCATTTCAACGAATCTActaaaattttattagattattatttaaattga
- a CDS encoding GTPase Era, putative translates to MFRKNITLLKLLSIRHKWVFFSNARNFSILERYIRARPHANELKINDINIDENKKDEDKKSKSKYYSPNITRGVIPKSAYMNTWKIPEQPENPKFLKIALIGAPNSGKSSLLNTILNKTISSVSPKINTTKQDIKGIYTKDNVQLIFIDSPGIIPSHKKKKFCKELVNYAWKGYEEADLVLFVVDTVKRPTHDIISIIRMLAPKQIEAYNSDSDDDNEKENNIYNVDRHENEDISNDCENDAKMDGQILEDDKNEHNMNQEIVTIPNKEQVSDTKSNEKIDSEKIIDYFSYAMDKNPLYNDKSVKENLFENRKKIIESYNNSHKNYGIYKNNNKPKIIPPVILVLNKVDLCTESKWSNARAKEFMNNGKFDNIFFISAKYNKGVEELIDYISKFKAKDQLWAYPKEESTTLTKVQIVEQLINTYLYCWFNKDVPYKIKHHMISWHVDINNSIIIEYQIIVKNDKVAKMICGVHNKLILNMRKNVSYKLTKLWGQDVYVHIHVKSINT, encoded by the coding sequence ATGTtcagaaaaaatattactttattaaaattgttaaGTATAAGACACAAATGGGTATTTTTTTCGAATGCCCgtaatttttctatattagaAAGATATATAAGAGCAAGACCTCATgctaatgaattaaaaataaatgacataaatatagatgaaaataaaaaagatgaagataaaaaaagCAAAAGTAAATATTATTCCCCTAATATAACAAGAGGGGTAATACCAAAAAGTGCTTATATGAATACATGGAAAATTCCAGAGCAACCAGAAAATCccaaatttttaaaaattgcaTTAATTGGAGCTCCAAATTCTGGAAAAAGTTCCTTGTTAAATACAATTTTGAATAAAACTATTTCATCAGTTTCACCTAAAATTAATACAACAAAACAAGATATAAAAGGGATTTATACTAAAGATAATGTtcaattaatatttattgatTCTCCAGGAATTATACCTtctcataaaaaaaaaaaattctgtAAAGAGTTGGTTAATTATGCTTGGAAAGGATATGAAGAGGCAGATTTAGTATTATTTGTTGTTGATACAGTTAAAAGACCTACACACGatattattagtattattagAATGTTAGCACCCAAACAAATTGAAGCATATAATAGTGATAGTGATGACGATAATGAAAAGGagaataatatttataacgTGGATCGTCACgaaaatgaagatataaGTAATGATTGTGAAAATGATGCTAAAATGGATGGACAGATATTAGAAGacgataaaaatgaacataacATGAATCAAGAAATTGTGACAATCCCAAATAAAGAACAAGTATCAGATACTAAAtctaatgaaaaaatagacTCTGAGAAAATTATagattatttttcatatgcCATGGATAAAAATCCattatataatgataaaagtgttaaagaaaatttatttgaaaaccgcaaaaaaataattgaatcTTATAATAATtcacataaaaattatggtatatataaaaataataataaacccAAAATAATACCCCCCGTCATTTTAGTATTAAATAAAGTCGATTTATGTACAGAAAGTAAATGGTCGAATGCAAGAGCTAAGGAATTTATGAATAACGGGAAgtttgataatatattttttatatctgctaaatataataaaggtGTAGAAGAGTTAATAGATTACATATCAAAATTTAAAGCAAAAGACCAACTATGGGCATATCCAAAAGAAGAAAGTACAACTTTAACCAAAGTACAAATTGTAGAACAACTAATTAATACGTATTTATATTGTTGGTTTAACAAAGATGTTCCATATAAAATTAAGCATCATATGATATCATGGCATGTAGATATAAACAATTCAATAATAATTGAATATCAAATTATCGTGAAAAATGATAAAGTAGCTAAAATGATTTGTGGAGTTCATAATAAACTTATACTTAATATGAGAAAAAATGTGTCTTATAAATTAACGAAATTATGGGGTCAAGACGTATATGTACACATTCATGTTAAATCTATTAACACATGA